A genome region from Marinobacter panjinensis includes the following:
- a CDS encoding CoF synthetase, translated as MIRQLRYILTRVFLHSMGLRVEKWHSQVSILWSLDHEERNRILERMLQVNRPINADGDPVTSLAEINSSPLLSKGRYRKLNSGTNRSGTFKRKTSGTTGEPTTVTLSREDLSRMLGVRDYCFRKYGVRVGDREARFWGRPEFGLKNNIKNFALNRKVCFPSGDHAKESLARILNWAPDYLYGYASLLLEAAALIEKHSMRFRSPKCVICTAETVLPAQKEYLAKVFNAPVAEEYGATEFDIVAFECRDGHRHFVNPWLIIKESDESLLITDVSRKPTSLVNYELGDSGSIEIADCDLLGGSSYLNVLTGRSINRFVYIDSETKFHSVDLSYAINEFQSKKREIFSFQIIQNEYGILNVYISDELQGGNEALKNFMENYILRKTGNRIFVNVSSNKKPSGYSSKSYFTQNISASIENVA; from the coding sequence GTGATACGGCAGTTGAGATATATACTGACCCGTGTCTTTTTGCACTCGATGGGGCTCAGGGTTGAAAAATGGCATAGCCAAGTGAGCATTCTTTGGAGTCTGGATCATGAAGAAAGAAATAGAATTCTTGAGCGCATGCTTCAGGTGAATAGGCCCATCAACGCGGATGGTGACCCGGTTACTTCCCTTGCTGAGATAAACAGTTCCCCTTTGTTGAGCAAAGGCCGCTATAGAAAACTGAATAGCGGGACGAATAGATCTGGCACTTTCAAAAGAAAAACCTCTGGAACAACCGGTGAACCTACTACGGTGACATTGTCTCGAGAGGATCTATCGCGAATGCTTGGAGTTCGTGATTACTGCTTCAGGAAGTATGGTGTCCGAGTCGGTGACCGGGAGGCGAGGTTCTGGGGAAGGCCCGAATTTGGTCTAAAAAATAACATCAAGAACTTTGCTTTGAATCGGAAAGTCTGCTTTCCATCAGGAGATCACGCAAAGGAATCTTTAGCCAGGATACTCAATTGGGCACCGGATTACCTTTACGGTTACGCATCGCTTCTTCTTGAAGCTGCTGCGCTGATAGAAAAACATTCCATGCGTTTCAGATCTCCAAAATGCGTGATCTGTACGGCGGAAACGGTACTTCCTGCACAGAAGGAGTACCTGGCTAAGGTTTTCAATGCACCGGTAGCTGAAGAATACGGGGCCACAGAGTTCGACATCGTTGCTTTCGAGTGTCGGGATGGCCACCGCCATTTCGTGAACCCATGGCTTATTATAAAGGAGAGTGACGAATCGCTTCTGATCACCGATGTTTCGCGGAAACCAACCAGCCTTGTGAATTACGAGTTAGGGGATTCCGGGTCTATTGAAATCGCCGACTGCGATCTATTAGGAGGCTCGTCTTACCTGAACGTTTTGACCGGTAGATCAATAAATCGATTCGTATACATCGATTCTGAAACAAAGTTTCATTCTGTCGATTTATCCTACGCAATTAATGAGTTTCAGAGTAAAAAGCGAGAAATCTTCAGTTTCCAGATAATTCAAAATGAGTACGGTATCCTCAACGTATACATTAGCGATGAGCTACAGGGTGGAAATGAGGCATTAAAGAATTTTATGGAAAATTATATATTGAGGAAAACTGGTAACAGAATTTTTGTTAATGTTTCGTCGAATAAAAAACCATCGGGTTATTCATCAAAATCTTATTTTACCCAAAATATCAGTGCATCTATAGAGAATGTGGCTTAA
- a CDS encoding glycosyltransferase, producing the protein MTKDICWITWEDHRRSIELAKELGADYYFVKSNEAFIVRHILKAVKTISLIYRYRNGLVVVQNPSRILAALAALMKLIFRFPLIVDRHTNFRLGKGISLNPAIWFVILCSEFSLKVADLTIVTNEFLKNVVEKKGGRAIVLHDKIPELKQDAQSLELPGKVNILFVCTFSPDEPYLEVIKAAEQLPNDYCVLITGNYEKAGLDPSSDFIANNVRLLGFVSSNAYDAYVQYCDMMMVLTTSEWVLVCGGYEAMAAGKPLITSDTMTLKAFYGQSAEYTSANSKSIAQAAMKVANNPDIYKHLIAQECLEKTKLWRKQWSELDTFLENAEAFSSTTR; encoded by the coding sequence GTGACTAAAGATATTTGTTGGATTACTTGGGAAGATCATCGTCGATCAATAGAACTTGCTAAAGAGCTAGGTGCTGATTACTACTTCGTAAAATCGAACGAGGCCTTTATCGTTCGGCATATTCTTAAAGCGGTCAAAACAATATCTTTAATTTATCGATACAGAAATGGGTTGGTTGTGGTGCAGAATCCCAGTCGTATTTTGGCTGCGCTAGCTGCGTTAATGAAGCTGATTTTTCGTTTCCCATTAATCGTTGATAGACATACTAACTTTCGGTTGGGAAAGGGAATAAGTCTTAATCCTGCAATATGGTTTGTTATTCTTTGCAGTGAATTCAGCTTGAAAGTCGCCGATCTCACCATCGTAACCAACGAGTTCCTGAAAAATGTCGTTGAGAAGAAGGGGGGGCGAGCTATTGTTTTACACGACAAAATCCCTGAATTGAAACAAGACGCTCAGAGTCTGGAACTCCCTGGAAAGGTAAATATATTATTCGTTTGTACATTTTCTCCTGATGAACCTTATCTCGAAGTGATAAAAGCTGCAGAACAATTGCCTAATGATTATTGTGTATTAATTACGGGAAATTATGAGAAAGCCGGTCTCGATCCTTCCTCTGATTTTATCGCCAATAACGTTCGACTTCTAGGGTTTGTCTCAAGCAATGCATATGACGCTTATGTACAATATTGTGACATGATGATGGTTTTGACAACCTCTGAGTGGGTTCTGGTGTGTGGGGGCTACGAGGCAATGGCCGCTGGAAAGCCACTTATTACCTCAGACACGATGACGTTGAAGGCTTTTTACGGTCAATCGGCTGAGTATACTAGTGCGAACAGTAAATCGATCGCTCAGGCGGCGATGAAAGTCGCCAATAACCCTGATATTTATAAACATCTTATTGCTCAGGAATGCTTAGAAAAGACAAAATTGTGGCGGAAACAGTGGTCTGAGCTGGATACGTTTCTTGAGAACGCTGAAGCGTTCTCAAGTACAACTCGCTGA
- a CDS encoding sugar-transfer associated ATP-grasp domain-containing protein: MSVDLEVLSEKVKNKISQGRDNGIPYIRRFLRFLALPYCFSKVNWKECTKSKTQVAFDFLFIFFRLKYYPDNYSPCRLWEKSKSEWVYYYGSNYDPYQRRQLRKSVQPRAYEIVFQDKVLSEMLCTAKNIATPEIIRIVKEGENIERVAQELAKRELRNLIFKPRSGKGGGGITCTQFEDGEVNAIQKGLVVPLGGIKAESELIVQEFITQHKDMSRISESTNTIRAVTIKKINGEILIVGTYARFGVGTSKVDNLSQGGICVSVDIDTGKLAQSGFDRMSQVFQEHPTSRVQFAGYQLPQWERVIALAKEVQAAFEFYPLLGMDLAITEKGPVVIEINSGYDNVDLEQARGPILKNSEVCSAFKEYNLLINKYQKNLNP; this comes from the coding sequence ATGAGTGTTGACCTGGAAGTCCTTTCAGAAAAGGTAAAAAACAAAATATCCCAAGGAAGAGATAACGGAATTCCTTATATTCGTCGTTTCCTTCGTTTTTTGGCGTTGCCCTACTGTTTTTCGAAAGTTAATTGGAAGGAGTGCACAAAAAGCAAAACTCAGGTCGCATTTGATTTTTTATTCATTTTTTTTCGACTGAAGTACTATCCTGATAACTATTCCCCTTGTCGTTTATGGGAGAAGTCCAAGTCTGAGTGGGTGTATTACTATGGATCCAACTACGACCCTTATCAACGCAGACAGCTGAGAAAAAGTGTGCAGCCAAGGGCCTATGAAATAGTTTTCCAGGATAAAGTACTATCTGAAATGCTATGTACTGCAAAAAATATTGCCACACCTGAAATTATCAGGATTGTTAAAGAAGGTGAAAATATAGAGCGCGTTGCCCAAGAACTCGCCAAAAGAGAACTGAGAAATCTCATCTTCAAACCAAGATCCGGGAAGGGTGGAGGCGGTATCACCTGTACACAGTTTGAAGATGGAGAAGTCAATGCCATCCAGAAGGGGTTGGTAGTTCCTCTTGGGGGAATAAAAGCTGAGAGTGAGTTGATTGTTCAGGAGTTTATCACTCAGCATAAAGATATGAGCAGAATCTCTGAATCCACCAATACAATTAGAGCCGTTACGATAAAAAAAATTAACGGTGAAATATTGATAGTTGGTACTTATGCCCGCTTCGGAGTGGGGACGAGCAAGGTAGATAACCTGAGCCAGGGTGGCATATGCGTATCTGTGGATATCGACACTGGTAAGCTTGCGCAGAGTGGGTTTGACCGGATGAGCCAGGTATTCCAAGAGCATCCAACATCCAGGGTCCAGTTCGCAGGGTACCAGCTACCACAGTGGGAAAGAGTTATTGCCTTGGCGAAAGAAGTTCAGGCCGCTTTTGAATTCTATCCGCTTCTCGGTATGGATCTTGCGATTACCGAAAAAGGACCTGTTGTAATTGAAATCAATTCTGGATACGACAATGTGGATTTGGAGCAAGCGAGGGGGCCGATTTTGAAAAATTCAGAAGTGTGCAGTGCATTTAAGGAGTATAATTTGTTGATTAATAAGTATCAGAAGAATCTGAACCCTTAA
- a CDS encoding glycosyltransferase has protein sequence MGIKVLHLIDSGGLYGAEKMLLSLVQEQLKQGLEPMILSAGEPGVVDKPIEVEAERLGLPVMAWRMKPGLNIAESSKILHWALSSGYDILHSHGFKFNVLLGGRPLVIRRIPMIATLHGYVHAKKFSKMWLYEMLDRVAITFVQRVVLVGEAMKKELPPKFAQNKKVRVIPNGLDVETINAEANRPLGQDILDFVARHSPIVLGVGRLSQEKGFDRLIDAFPIVCKEFDNPGLILVGEGKQKGALVQRKGELGLQSRVLMPGYCSNVPGIQKIADLLVVPSHTEGLPITLLESMAMGLPVLASPVGEMPSVLGKGEGGYLLPPDCDHDQLGSCIVNCLHDTARQSKVSWSSKKVSESYSVQAMELSYRELYQSMLGVQA, from the coding sequence ATGGGAATCAAGGTACTACACCTGATTGATAGCGGCGGCCTGTATGGTGCCGAGAAGATGTTGCTTAGCCTGGTTCAGGAACAGCTAAAGCAGGGGCTTGAGCCGATGATACTCAGTGCGGGAGAGCCGGGTGTTGTCGATAAGCCTATTGAGGTGGAGGCGGAACGCCTGGGCTTGCCGGTAATGGCTTGGAGAATGAAGCCAGGCTTGAACATTGCGGAAAGTAGCAAAATCCTGCATTGGGCTTTATCTAGCGGCTATGACATTCTCCATTCCCATGGTTTCAAATTCAACGTGCTACTAGGCGGTCGTCCGTTAGTAATCCGCCGTATTCCTATGATTGCCACACTGCATGGGTACGTGCATGCGAAAAAATTCAGCAAGATGTGGCTCTATGAGATGTTGGATCGGGTTGCCATCACCTTTGTGCAACGTGTTGTTCTGGTTGGCGAGGCGATGAAGAAAGAGTTGCCTCCCAAGTTTGCGCAGAACAAAAAGGTGAGAGTAATACCCAATGGACTCGATGTCGAGACGATCAATGCCGAGGCAAATCGGCCGCTTGGTCAGGACATTTTGGACTTTGTTGCGCGCCATTCACCTATAGTTCTTGGGGTGGGTCGATTGTCACAAGAAAAAGGCTTTGATCGCCTTATCGATGCATTCCCGATCGTTTGTAAAGAGTTTGATAATCCCGGATTGATTCTCGTCGGCGAAGGGAAGCAAAAAGGAGCTTTAGTGCAGCGAAAGGGTGAGTTGGGTCTCCAGAGTCGAGTGCTGATGCCGGGGTATTGCAGTAATGTCCCCGGCATTCAGAAGATCGCCGATTTGCTGGTTGTGCCTTCGCATACTGAAGGCCTGCCTATCACTCTATTGGAGTCGATGGCGATGGGCTTGCCCGTACTGGCATCGCCAGTTGGAGAGATGCCTTCAGTTCTAGGTAAAGGTGAAGGTGGCTATCTGTTGCCGCCAGACTGTGACCATGACCAGCTTGGCTCATGCATAGTGAATTGTTTGCACGACACTGCGCGGCAATCAAAAGTAAGCTGGTCCTCGAAGAAGGTATCAGAGTCCTACTCAGTGCAGGCTATGGAGCTTAGCTACAGGGAACTTTATCAGTCTATGCTGGGAGTTCAGGCGTGA